GCTTGAGAAAAGCACTTGGGAGAGGCTGTGGGTGGTTCAGCTGGCTGAAGTAGAGAGAGACTTTGATGGTTGGGATATTGCTGGTGGAATGCAAGGTGGAGAGGCTGGGGGCCAGTTGTGGGTGATAGGTGTTGCTTAGATAGGACCAGAGTGGGACAGTGTGACCAAAAGATGGGTCAAGGATAATGGCGAGAAGTGGAGACTTTAACGCATCTTTGTTTCCCTTCCCTGTCTCCTTTGGCACAGGGGTGATGGAGCAATTTGCTATTTCTGAAGCGACTCTCATGGCCTGGTCCTCCATGGATGGTGAGGATGTGAGTGTAAACTCAAATCAGGACAACCCAGCAGGCAACTACTCTGAGAACTATCAGGAGCTGATGGAGAGCCAAGGTGAGCTCCAGTGCTTCTTGCTAATTTTGAGACACTCCCTTCCTGCTCTTTTGCTCTACCCTGTTTTATTCTGTAGCCCCAGTCAGATCTACTAGAGTCATCCCTGTTTGTGGAGCTGTCTCCAAGGAATCTAATCTTAGCAGAGAGTTTCCAAAGCCCAGTTCCTTTTGCCTTTTTAGAGCACAACTGTGGAAAGCTACCAGCTCTTGCAGTCAGTTGTGGGTATCAAGGTCACCTGCCAActgcccagagctgtgttttctcttttccctccttctaTTTGTAGGATTCATCCATCCTGTGCAGTACAGTGCtgtgcacaggcacacaggCTACCTGGATGAGCCAGCCTGGCCTAGGGAGAGTGTCTAACTGTGTGTTGTTTGCCTCCTTTGCTTGCAGAGCACATGGCCCAGACGCAGTATGACAGCTGGCCTCATTCCTACGTCTCGCAGGGCATGTATTGCTTAGGTTCATCCGACGCCTGGGAGGCCAGTGACCAGTCCCTCATCGCCTCCCCAGCAACCGGCTCCTACCTAGGCCAGAATTTTGATGAGTCCCAGACAAACCTTCAGGAAAGCATTTTGCTTCAGAGCagcttcctccagcagcagcagctgcagcaacagCGGCAGGAGCAGAACTTCATCCAGAGCACGGGGCTGGTCCACGTGTGGCCCCTGCAGACTGCTCAGGGTGGGGGTGGAGCTGAGTCCAGCACATACATGGAGGACCACATTGAGGATGAAGGGAACCCAAGGCTGGAGAAGGCTCCTCTCCTAAACAAGAAGCCATCTCCAGAGGAGGATGATGCAGTGTGCCGGGACCTGGAATCTTTGTCTCCTCGAGAGGAGATGGAACATGCTGCACTGAGCCGCAAAGTCTCAGATGTCACCTCCTCTGGAGTGCAGTCCTTTGatgaggaagagggagaaacaAACAACTGATGCTTTCTGTGAAGTTCTCATCATTGCTGAACAAAGAGAGGGATGGCAAGGAATGCAATTACAGGGATTCTTCTCTCCAGCTCCCCGTATTTCCAAGCAGACACACCTTCCATTCCtgacatttaattatttttttaaacaaggaaaATCTCAAAGTGATTGACACATAAAAACCTTTTCTTCACCTCTCTCATGGACACatattttggattttgattGCTCTGGGCAACATGTGATGTGCTTGGAGAGATCTGGATTGGTAAATAATTTCTAAACCTTTTTAATACAAAGTCTTGGCTGTGGATACAAACTCTTCTGGTACTGGGAATGTGGCTGATGAGACAGGCTTGGTGTAGGGAGCAGCTTTGTGGCTAGAATTCATCTTGGCAGAATGGATGTTGCTCTGTGGACATGGCCCCCTTCTATTTTGTAGAATATATGAATATAAACTGGTTTAAAATGAAGATGTGGCTTTGCAGATCTAGATTGCACTAGCGTTGGGATTGTGGCTGTTGCAGAGGATCAGGCCATGAAGGATGTGCTGTGTAACCAGATCCTCAGTAGCACCTTAATACAAAGCTGTAGGTTTGATGGATACGAACTGTGCTCCCAGggcccaggctgtgctgccagtgtggctctgctgtggcaTGGAAGAATGGGTACAGATACGAATCTAACCCTGCTCTCAGATATTCATGCTTTGGtctcttttgtttatttgtttctctctttgaCACTTCTGCTTTCCCAGGAGCTGGCAAGAGTGGTGTGTCCTCTTGGCAGTGGGCACTGGAAGCCAGTGGAAAGGACATTTTCAGCTATGGAGACAGTCATAAAAAGCTGACTCTTGCAGGGGGCTTGAGGACAGGCCCAtcttggtgctgctgctgcgtccttctgtcttttccttgcCAGCAGAATGGGGAGACCCAGAGAGTGGGCAGCAGGTCCAGGAACAGTGCGTACAGCTATGAGATCACAGATACCTAGTTTACATTagagttttcagttttttgtgcttttttttagcctttttaTATGCTGGATACGTGTTCATAACAAAGCAGTTAGTAATGGGAAAGGCCTGTACTCCAGTCATGACTTAATAGAAATACTGCACCTTTCCCAtttctgccactcctgcagTGCCAAATATAGCTGGATGAAAAGGGGTGAGAGGAAATTTTCTCCTcctatttgtctttttcttcttcctgactatgttttcttcttttgttttcctatcCCCAAGCACTGTAAATAATGCTCAGTACTTggtctgtttgtttttccttcccatctctTTTTTAGGTGTGGAGAAAGCTAATTTCAGGAGTTTCCCCTATTTGTAAGggttatatattttttgtttaaaaaaccaTGATTCTCTGATTAGGGGGAATTTGGTCTCTTGCAATTCTTCGCCATTTTTTTACAGACCTCCTTTTGGGAGGGAGaggttttgaaaagaaattgtttcacTTTCAGCTCTCACCAGAAAATAAACAGggacaaaaacaaaaattgcaTAAGGTTATTGATTTTGCTGGAGGACTGAACAGAACCATCAGAGATTACCCAAGTGCTGAGTTTTAATTGCAAGACCTCTTGCAAGGAAGCGTCAGCAGAGCATGGGTGTAGATCAGATGCTGGATCGATTAAGCTAGAGAAAGGAATATGCCTGGACACTGCCATACTGTTCCAGGAGCAACTCTTTCTCACTTACTCTGACTCATATTTGCTCTGTTTAATTCATGATACATTTGTCTCTTCTTTGCCTCCTCTTCAGGCTTGGTGTGTTTTTTGGATGACAGGAGAGTGATACATGCTTCTTTCCTGCTTCAGGTTCAGTTCCTGCATATTTTCAGGGAAGAATGTCTAAGGCGAACAAAATGTGACTGAAGGAATATCATCAAGTCTCAGAATTTAGACAGCTCCTGGCAAGCAAAGCAAATAATGTCCAGGAATTGTGAAAAGTAGGAATGGGACTCTCAGGAAGATTGGGACTCCCAATCAGCTTTTTTCCACTGACACAGGCAGCTGCAAAAAGAGAGACTCCTTTTTCAATACCCGGGTCTTTCCAGCCAAGTCCACTTCAAGCAGATCCGTCTTCCCTCTCCATTGCACCTCTAAATGAAAGACCTCTGGGATGTTTAAGTAAGACTGGTAATTTGGTGTAGGTAAGAGAGAAAAGTTTTTGTGACCCATCTTTTTTTACGTGTTTGCTTGGTCTTGCTTCTCTCTTTCTAAGGGGGTCGCTTTTCTCCTGAGTGATGAGCTTTCATTATCTCTTCAAAGATGTTTACACGTTCAGGTACTAACCTCCCCTGGGCAGCAAGGCTTGATAAAAATGATCTCCTACAGTTCTTGCAGGGCCAGTGGTAGCTCATTGTCCTGAACTGGCTTGGGTCCAGCTGTGGAGCAGGGCCTGGGAAATCACAGTAGCCAGAAAAAGGAGATGGGGCAAGTGCCAGGAGCACTTCAGCAGATGAATAAATGAGTAggtttaaaagtatttttatttcttttttaaaaggtcttcagGGAAACAAAAATGGTTGGGTGTGTACCTTTGTGGGAGATTTGGCTGGCTTGTTGTTTCTTTCTCCAACCATTTTGTTCCCATGTGCCTCTCCAGGACCAATCTGGATGTTTACAGTAACTTTCAGAGTAGCTTTTAATGATCCTTTTGTGTTGTTTACAGGACTGGGACAAGTGGGTCAACTTGTCCAgggcttctttttctttaatatggACATGTGGTACATTTACTAAGGTGTCTGATTGATGTCTAAAAGATATACCTTATCTCCACGGAAAGCAGTGACAGGGAGTTATCTACATAAggaaaagtgtgaaaaaaaattgaccaTATAGAAAATTCTGTAGAGTTCAATAGGAAGAGAAAATCTGTAGATTCTTCTAACCTCTGTGGAATTGGGATAAAGAATTATACCCTGCTATATAGTTCCATAACCTGCTGTCTTAGAAACCTGTGGAGAGCCTCATTCTCTGTGAATGCAGACTGGTTTGAACACCACTCTCTGTAAAAACCTTTCAGCTTACTAAATTCTGtacttatttttcataaatgtcTTAACATTCTGTGAATCATAAAATTTCAGCcttttccagaaagaaagaaaaaggctaTTTTCCATACCTCTCCACAATCCAAAAGAGCTAATTGCTAGGAGTCTGACTAGAGAGAGCAGATCTTCCTGTCCACACTTGCCACACGAGTGAGCAGCCTGAGCTGAACTGGAAAGACAGTTTGAATCTCTTTGAAAGTGGAAAATTGTTTGTGTAATCTGGTCTTTTCTTACATAACAAGCCTGCTGCCTGTGTGTATCCAATACCAGAGAGAGAGACCTGGAACCTACTGTACATTTCCCAGAAAAGCTCTTATTATATAGATACACCTATTCAAGCATATGGGAGGCACAGGTGCTCTGTGAGAGAAATTTGGCCTGCAGTCCCTTTATCCTGGTGAGGAGGGATGAGTTGGAGAGAGTCCAGCCAAATAGTCAGAGCCCAAATTGTGTTTGTGAGGCTGTAAATAAGAAGGAAAGGTGAGCTCAGTACCCCTGATCTGCAGTTACTAAGAAactgagctctgctgtttgTTTCCACAAACCCATTATGCAGCAAAGCTGCACTACAGAAATTCTGGATATTCTTGAAGTAGTGGAGGTAGAAGATTCCCATCTTTTTGCCAAGCCTTTGTCTTCAGTAGCAACTTGTTGAAATTACTGTGCTAAACATGAAATGAGGCTTAACCAGAAGTGACTCTAATTTAAAATCTACTGCAAGAAAACTCTCTCTTGTTCCTTCTCCCATGATTGCTCATACCTGATTAGTTATACTATTTCATaagcttttcttttatataaatCTGAAGCTTTCTTTACAAGCCTTATGGATTCTCTTCAATTCCATTACCTCAGGCTCTGGGACAGAGAAGTTAATCTGcttctttcagtttctgtgcCTCTAAATCATCATCTTCTTTTGGAAAGCTGCTGACAAGTCATCCACTTGATTTCCCCCTTAAAAAATGGTAACACCACCTTTCAGGATAGGCTTGCTGCAGAGAACAGAGTTTAGCCATGCTTCTAAGCTGATCCAGTGGTGAGCTGCTTGGAAGGAATGAGGAACTCTGCTCTGACCATGCTCACCTCCCACAGCCCTTGGGCAGGTGCTGATGTACAGCTGGCCCCTATGAAGCCAGGGACTTTTACCCTGCCATAAAAGTGAAGATGGAAGAGGCGTGAGCAGAGGGACAAAGAGTGCTGTTCTCAGCAGCTGGCCTTCCTTTATATCATGTTGGAGAAACTGGGAAAGTGCACTTTGAAATAGCATCTTTGTGATGAGTCTTAAGCTGCTCACAGGAGCTGTCCTGCCTCCTCTCTTCCACCACCAGCTCTGTACTTCTACTGCCTAAAAAGCACCAGCACTAACACTCATTTGGCTGCTCAGGAACTGGCCCCattgaaaacaaacccagtCCCCTACCTAAATAAAGGTTTCAGTGGGATGAACTCTTCATATTGCTTCTCTTGTTGAGGCAGGCATCACTGAGGGCTGGTGAAACATGTAGATGGTCATGTGGAAGACTGGTTGCAGATGCAACTTAAATTGGCTTAAGCTGATTGTGATTTGTCTGTCTGAAAAGAATAATACCCACAAGGGTACCAGGAAGGACCTTattccccattttcttccttagtgttttccttggaattttTAGTATGCTCTTACTCGATTTGGTCTCTGTTATTTATGCCCTGTTGTTTCCCTCACTGTTCTCTTCCACAGGCCCCTTTGAGGTAAACCCTGGAAATTGGGCAGGAGGACGTGACTAACTTGATATATGCATGAAATTAATACAATTAACATGCACAAATCCTGTGTACACTCAGTGATTAAACTCCATGGCAGCTAAATATACTGATAAGTCTTATCCTGTAATTGCAAGAGGGGAGACTTGTTTAAGAGTGAAGCATAGCTGTTGGAAGGGATATTTATCCCTATTTTCAGGCCAGTTCCAGTAGAATGTGAGATACAGGAGAATAGTTTACTCCTAGGCAGAGCCTGTGCATGCTGTACTGTGTACAGCAACAATGAAAAATGTTAGTTGTAGCCCTGGAAAAGAGaactggagaaggaaaatcatCTCTCTGACAGAGGTAGGAGGTGTTGTGGTGAGACAAGGTTGTGTGCAACAGTATAGGGTTATGCACCACTCTGTGTGGCAGAGAGGGAAAGACATGGAGAGAAAGGCTTGGAAAAAGGTCAAGAAAAGCTTAATGTCTTTTGTTTGCACAACACAGGTAAGAAGCTTCATGGCAGACTCCCAGCAGAGTGGACTGAGGTACAGAATTGCTGTACAAGCTGTAGGTCCAGGATTGTTGCAGCTTATGGTACTCCTTAATCCAAGccacacttttttttaagaCAGTGAATGAGCCCTCCCTGAATTTGGGTACCTGCTAGCATCTTTTTCATTGTCTTCAAAAAACAGTTCACAGTGTGCTTAGTTCTTCAGGGAAATTGTATGAGAAATACCCAAAATAAGAACTTACTCCTTGCCCAAATTAAATTAGTGTGAGTTCTGATCTCACCGGAAAGCCAAAATACCTAAATTCAGCTTAGTTTGCCTTAACTGTTGTATTGATAATTGCCTAGAAGGAGAAGCAAACTCATATAACCTGCCTCTAAATGCTATAAAAAGCAGAGCAACATTGGTAAAGTCTAAGCTCTTCCTTCTAATTTCTCCCAGGTGGATTTTCCAGTGGTACTTGTTCAGACAACTCTGGCATATCTTTTAAACTAACTGTTAGActttttctaaaacaaaaaaagaaaagaaaggaaagaaaaaaaataattccaataCAGAGATTATCAGCAGCTTACAGctagaaaaatgtaaataagtAATACTTTAATCTTTGATTTTCCTCCCCTGTAGCAATCTGACAGGGAAAGATTTCTATGCCATGgctcagggaaaggaaaaataaacagggaaaatgTGAGTAAAATGGTGCCTATTAGAACTAAATGTATGTGTAGGACAGCCTACAGTCATTAAAGCACAGTCTCAAATACGATTGCAAGCTGTAAAGTCAATGTCAGGTGCCTCTTTTGTACCATAGGCTTTTCCCAGGCTTAGTAGTAATGAACCTGTGCAGAAGCAGAAGAGCTGCACTTCTGTGCCAGATCagtgtctctctctgtctcagAATATGTCATGGAGCCTGGGGGCACTGTGCTCTCTCGGCAGCACAACCAGCTCCATGGATTGCCTGGGGTCAGGCATGAGGGTTATGATGTTAACAAATGGACATGGAAGATCGGCACTTGCAACATCAGGGTCTGTTTAAATCCTTGCACTGACGTTTTTCCCCAGCATAGACAGACCAAagtgttattttttccttggaaatgaAGAGAAGCTCTATGATTGTCAGTGTTGGTCTgcacaaaagagaagaaatatgtgATGTATTTTTCAAGTGCAGATACACATtgttggaagaagaaaaatttagtCAGGTTGTGATTCTGAGAAAGAGCATGTTTACTGAAACTGTAAAGACTTGTTCAAGAATGTTTTCAGTGCAGattccacagaatcacagaatggttggaagggaccttaaagatcatcaagttcaacccctctgccatgggcaggacatACCTACTGATGTGTAGTAGCTGCTGTCTTCTGGGAAGAGAGGGGTTGCAGTGTTCTGTGGAAAGAATGCTCCTGCTAGGATCTTCCTCATCTTCAGCTGGGGACATTTTAAATGCCCTCTGAAACCTAGTCTTGTTTTTGCTTTCCCATAAGGGATCAAATGCCCATGCTTGCAAGacaaaaatatctaaaaaggcttttcttcATTATGGAAACAAGATTGTGCATCAAGATTTGCTTCTGATAAGATAAAGGCATGTAGTCCAGATTCATTGGCCTTCTGGATTCATTTTCATTGGGCATGGAAATCCAGTCATGATTGGATTGGAGGCCATAAGGTTAAGAACCCtcttccagagctctgccatGTTCCCATGAGGCAAGTGTAGGTCAACTTCCCTTCTTTTCAGATACTGCATGCTTGAGCAACATAGCAAGCCAAAAGCTCTTTTGCAGGTATTTATTCTTGTTtggctttaatttttcttctctgatttgTGGATGTTGTGCATGATTGGAGGTCCCTGGGAATCCCTACACTATAAAACTGGAACTCAAAAGTAATTCTACAAGGATCAAGATTTCTCTTGTTTCAGCTCTTTTCAGATGTGGGTGGGTACAGGCAGAGGATTTGGGAGGTACGAGGGTGGTGCATGGGAGTCTTAGGGGTGGCATGCGGAATGGATTCCTGAAGCATGTGTAAAAATAACTAAAGGCTTGGGTCTTCAAATGTTGTATTCTCAGTATCTGAAACTACTTTAGCATAAGCGTATGGGACAATGGAGATTGCTGCAAAGCAGTTTTCAAGGGCTTCCCCCAAGCCTGTACGTGTTTTCTGTAGCAGGGAGGCTGCATGGTGATTATGTGTATCCTTTTGAGCTAGTGTTCACAGAGGTGCATTGATGTTTGGGGAGAAAGTACTGAATGGAagtaaagaaaagggaaagggaccCAACTACTGAAAGCTTTCATTCTTACATTGTCCCACACTAGCCCTTAATAACTGAGTCTGATTTGCCTTTGGTCTTCCAGCTCCAAAACATGTTTGCCTGAAAATTTTTGTTGGATATACTTCGCATGTTTTGATAATGTGACTTATGAGATAAACACTTCTACAAAGCTATATATAAATACATCCATGTGCAACCACCTGCATACACGTGCACACATTACATATAGACTTAGAGAACTATATGGCACTACACACCTCCATGCCTGTACGTGGCAGCAACCACAGTAAAGGAGGGGAGGTAGCTCAAAATAGCATGTACAGTCCTTTATGGAGTTGTTATTAAACAGAATGTGGTCTTGCCCTCCTGGCTGGtggaagtgttttatttctgtgggaCTGGTTCCAGGGGAGTTGCGTCTGAAGAAGGAGGATCCCAGGAAGAGCGGGTGGGATTCAAGGAGATAGTCTGATGGAGCCCATTGAAAAGGATCCATGGTGGCTTGGAGAAGAACCCCACAGTTGGAAGTATCTGGTTTCTCATTAAGAAAGAATATCACATGTTTAACTATATAGGGCTAAAATCTGATGTGTGTCTGTGACTACCAGGACATGAGTCCTAAGCCAGATATGAGGATAGAAAGCATCACATCAACACAATTCTCTAATGTAGCACAGAGTGAATTTTCCTGTTCTACTAAATAAGCATTTTCCAGGTGATACATAGAAGTTTTGTCCCAATATTGGTGAGATGCTGACACATCTGACTCAGAGTTGGACAGAAATTTCACAACAGCCCAT
This sequence is a window from Vidua chalybeata isolate OUT-0048 chromosome 2, bVidCha1 merged haplotype, whole genome shotgun sequence. Protein-coding genes within it:
- the FAM131B gene encoding protein FAM131B, which gives rise to MGCIGSRTVGNEVIAVDWKGLKDVDQINMDSTSSLHGSSFHRPSTEQTRTDFSWDGINLSMEDTTSILPKLKRNSNAYGIGALAKSSFSGISRSMKDHVTKPTAMGQGRVAHMIEWQGWGKAHSQQQQHTHETARKDADAYSDLSDGEKEARFLAGVMEQFAISEATLMAWSSMDGEDVSVNSNQDNPAGNYSENYQELMESQEHMAQTQYDSWPHSYVSQGMYCLGSSDAWEASDQSLIASPATGSYLGQNFDESQTNLQESILLQSSFLQQQQLQQQRQEQNFIQSTGLVHVWPLQTAQGGGGAESSTYMEDHIEDEGNPRLEKAPLLNKKPSPEEDDAVCRDLESLSPREEMEHAALSRKVSDVTSSGVQSFDEEEGETNN